CCGCCGCCTGCCCCCGCGCCTCCTCGAGGAGCTGGAGGGCGGGGTGCAGATCGACCCCGCGGCGCGGCGCAATCCCCAGGATCCGCCGGGCGTCTACCTGCTGGGCGAGTACATCACCGAGCCGTACCTGGGCCGCTTCATCCGCATCTACTACGGGTCCTTCGAGCGGGTGCTGGTGGACGAACCGGCCGAGGTCTGGTTCGACGAACTGGAAGAGACCATCCTCCACGAGCTGCAGCACCACATCGAGGCCCTGGCCGGGGTGGACTGGCTGGGGCTCGAGGACCTGCGCCAGCTCCAGCAGCTGTGGGAGGACGCCCGGCGTGGCGCGCGGGAGGCGGGCGATGGCCCCGCCGCGGCGAACGGCGACGAGGGCGGCGATGGCGGCGTTGGCGGCAGGGATGGACG
The sequence above is drawn from the Thermaerobacter sp. FW80 genome and encodes:
- a CDS encoding metallopeptidase family protein; protein product: MSGRDDRGAGSGDRGPAGPEDLGGLGAGKRRPPGGPVRRRRRLRRYRFVPVDFDTFTAWADRIVRRLPPRLLEELEGGVQIDPAARRNPQDPPGVYLLGEYITEPYLGRFIRIYYGSFERVLVDEPAEVWFDELEETILHELQHHIEALAGVDWLGLEDLRQLQQLWEDARRGAREAGDGPAAANGDEGGDGGVGGRDGRGAGHSGGGGDDVGEDGGGGGRR